The Quercus robur chromosome 3, dhQueRobu3.1, whole genome shotgun sequence DNA segment TCACTCCTCTCCTCATggtgtgaaaactgaaaagtgagAGTGAAACAAAAACGATGGGAAGTATGTGGATGATGAGGCAGGTTAGCATTAGAGTAGTAGCCTCAACCAATTCTCTGCTTCTATCAAATTCCATCATCACCTCTCAATTCCccatctccttctccttctcctcctTCTATCCCAAATCACAGTATCTCATTTCCCTCGTCTCCTCTTCTCAACGCCACTCGCTTTCAACAACcgccgcttcttcttcttcttcctctcattTCGGTCTGTCATTCTTTACTATTCCTTTAATCTTTATTATGTCTGAACCCcttgtattggttttttttatttccaactgcttttttttttttttttttttgtcaggaGATGTTGAAGAAATTGAAGTTTCGAAAAATGGCTCCAACTCCAAGACCCTTCTTAAAGGGTTGACATACTCTGAGTTTGAAGTAATGTTTCACCTTTCTCTTATTCTTATTATCTTGGGTTCCGTTTGATTAGGCGTTTTGAGAGATTAAAAGAGCGTTTTTAAATCCCAAAACTCCATTTTGCAACCACAACTCCTCGTAACAAGCTCATTCAAATGCACCCCTTATCTTTGAGCttgaagggttttttttggattgagattttggtttcattttctttctctgaGTAGCTTATAACAAGTACAGCAAACACGGGCTTAGTAATATTAGATAatgagttttattattattattatggaaaTATCCTTAATTTCAGTTTATTGGATTAAAATTCAAGACTTTACATTCTAATACTGAGAGAGGCTGCTTTGACAGAATTGGGTTCAGTTACAAGGTTACAGGCCTGGTCAGGCCCTAATGTTATGGAAGCGCCTCTATGGGAATGACATTTGGGCACATCATATTGATGAGTTGGAAGGTTTTTCTACCACTTTATCACTcatatatttagaattttacTTTGTTGATATCAGTTGATTGATTCAGTATTTATGTTTGCCACTTTTACATTCGTCATTCGTGTTATGAGTAAATATATGTTTCTTGGTTAGATTTTCTCTTCATGTGATTGGACAGTCAGAGTCTCatgaattctatttttcatatttgataaattatcaattgtccCCAAAACTTAATTTATTGGGAAATGCTGGATTTAATCATTTAAACATTATTCTAACACTCTTAATGTGTGGTCCTAGACTCACCCTTAATTTAGGGGGCCCAATATTTGGgatatttttttggtggaagAGTGGAAACAAGGTTTGAATCCAGGGCCATCCACTTTGATACCATGATAAACACCAATTcccccaaaagcttaagctgttAGGGAATTGTgagtttaatcatttaaccatcaTTCTAACAATATTATACTTGTGTAGGTTTAAACAAAGATTTCAAGAAAATGTTGAGTGAAAATGCTGAATTCAAGGCATTATCTTTAAAAGAAATTCTCACAGCGTCTGATGGAACTAAAAAGGTAGATATGATCCTTTCCTTTTGTTTGCTGTATTGTTCAGTTATATAATATTCTTCTAGTTCTATTTGAAAATGTTACTTTCATTTCTTGAGAATCATCTCATTGATTGTGAAAAATGGCAGGAGGTTGCAGATTTTATTCACATTGGAAGATGGACAGGTGATAGAGACTGTTGTCATACCTTGTGATAGGGGCAGGACTACTGTTTGTGTCTCCAGTCAAGTGGGCTGTGCCATGAATTGTCAGTTTTGCTACACTGGAAGGCAAGCCTTTATTCTTCCTCTTGGTGCCATGCTTTTGACATTACTTCTATTTCTAAACCTATACCTTTATTGCAGGATGGGTTTAAAGAGACATTTAACCACAGCTGAGATAGTAGAGCAAGCTGTATTTGCTCGGCGCCTGCTCACAAGTGAAGTTGGTTCCATTACCAATGTCGTATTCATGGTAGGCACAAATTTTCAGACAGAATTTCAGAACACTAGGGTTATTTACCAGCAAAACGTAATACAAAtatcgctttttttttttttttttggatagataacaaaaatttttattaaggaaaagaaaaaagaaaaaatagccACACTCAAATCATATATCAGGA contains these protein-coding regions:
- the LOC126718522 gene encoding uncharacterized protein LOC126718522 → MGSMWMMRQVSIRVVASTNSLLLSNSIITSQFPISFSFSSFYPKSQYLISLVSSSQRHSLSTTAASSSSSSHFGDVEEIEVSKNGSNSKTLLKGLTYSEFENWVQLQGYRPGQALMLWKRLYGNDIWAHHIDELEGLNKDFKKMLSENAEFKALSLKEILTASDGTKKILFTLEDGQVIETVVIPCDRGRTTVCVSSQVGCAMNCQFCYTGRMGLKRHLTTAEIVEQAVFARRLLTSEVGSITNVVFMGMGEPLHNIDNVIKAADIMVHDQGLHFSPRKVTVSTSGLVPQLRRFLHESNCALAVSLNATTDEVRNWIMPINRKYKLGLLLETLREELRFKNNYKVLFEYVMLSGVNDSIEDAKRLIDLIEGIPCKINLISFNPHTGSQFQPTSDAKMIEFRNVLAEAGCTVFLRPSRGDDQMAACGQLGNPGAIQAPLLRVPKQFQTALNISV